One region of Salvia miltiorrhiza cultivar Shanhuang (shh) chromosome 3, IMPLAD_Smil_shh, whole genome shotgun sequence genomic DNA includes:
- the LOC131015444 gene encoding NAD(P)H-quinone oxidoreductase subunit U, chloroplastic → MAAAASPATVASSAYYAPAQKRVSIEDYRVRILPCSHARRRRRSLVVRSSGEESATTAVDEANPQPPAEVPKGPPSLISTLNVEKALRGIAITDADHYGRLGLRSKCSYNEVNVAYKSKMAELTSKELDEEELSKELELLKESHSVLSSAEERRLYDWSLARSGKPDTYMWPFEVDITQAPIGDPPPQEPEDEWPTTLTGYFFLGWMVLSFVLFITLNR, encoded by the exons ATGGCTGCTGCTGCATCACCAGCTACTGTGGCAAGTAGCGCTTATTACGCACCTGCTCAAAAACGTGTTTCCATCGAGGATTATCGCGTTCGCATTTTACCTTGCAGCCATgcaaggcggcggcggcggtcgtTGGTCGTCAGAAGCTCCGGCGAGGAGAGCGCGACGACGGCGGTTGATGAGGCGAATCCACAACCGCCGGCGGAAGTCCCGAAAGGACCTCCGTCGCTGATCTCAACTCTTAATGTGGAGAAAGCTTTGCGAGGCATtg CGATTACGGATGCCGATCACTACGGGCGGCTCGGGCTTCGGAGCAAATGTTCATATAATGAG GTAAACGTCGCTTACAAAAGCAAGATGGCGGAGTTGACGAGTAAAGAGTTGGATGAAGAAGAACTTAGCAAGGAGCTAGAGCTCTTGAAG GAATCGCATTCGGTTCTGTCATCGGCGGAAGAGAGAAGGCTGTATGATTGGAGTTTGGCGAGAAGTGGGAAGCCAGATACATACATGTGGCCATTTGAAGTTGATATCACTCAAGCTCCAATAGGAGACCCACCTCCTCAG GAGCCGGAGGATGAATGGCCAACGACGTTGACCGGATACTTCTTTTTAGGGTGGATGGTATTGTCCTTCGTGTTATTTATTACGTTAAATCGCTAG